One Halobaculum roseum DNA segment encodes these proteins:
- a CDS encoding NAD(P)/FAD-dependent oxidoreductase has product MHVVVLGAGYAGVALTRRLESRLPSEVDITLVNDGEEHVLVHETHRAIRRPAVADAISVPLEDLLDRAELVVDRVVDVDAGARRAELADGDAIEWDFGAVCLGSETAYYGIEGLHEHATPLKSLDDAAAIRERFLEVVDDGGRVVVGGAGLSGVQVAGELAALAREEGAEVPDDVEIALVEQLDEVAPNFPASFGRAVREQLGTRGVDVETGTAVEAVFDDRIVTDAGDLRYDQLVWTGGIAGDDALDGDRPVVRADLRLTDRTFALGDAARVVDADGEAVPASASAAVREAKTAAENVGRLVDHELSASPDDFAPRLASYRFDVPGWLVSVGDGAVAQLGPTVLTGAAARASKAGVGAGYLTSVGAVRNAVELAEEELL; this is encoded by the coding sequence ATGCACGTCGTCGTTCTCGGCGCCGGCTACGCCGGCGTCGCCCTGACCCGCAGGCTCGAATCCCGGCTCCCGTCGGAGGTCGACATCACCCTCGTCAACGACGGCGAGGAGCACGTCCTCGTCCACGAGACCCACCGCGCGATCCGCCGCCCCGCGGTCGCCGACGCGATCTCGGTTCCCCTGGAGGACCTGCTCGACCGCGCGGAATTGGTCGTCGACCGCGTCGTCGACGTGGACGCGGGGGCGAGACGCGCCGAGTTGGCCGACGGCGATGCGATCGAGTGGGACTTCGGGGCGGTGTGTCTCGGCTCGGAGACCGCCTACTACGGGATCGAGGGGCTGCACGAGCACGCGACGCCGTTGAAGTCGCTCGACGACGCCGCCGCGATCCGGGAGCGGTTCCTGGAGGTGGTCGACGACGGCGGCCGCGTCGTGGTCGGCGGCGCCGGCCTGTCGGGGGTGCAGGTCGCCGGCGAGCTCGCGGCGCTGGCCCGCGAGGAGGGCGCCGAGGTGCCCGACGACGTGGAGATCGCGCTGGTGGAACAGTTGGACGAGGTCGCCCCGAACTTCCCCGCGAGTTTCGGCCGGGCGGTCCGCGAGCAGTTGGGGACGCGCGGCGTCGACGTGGAGACAGGCACCGCCGTCGAAGCGGTGTTCGACGACCGGATCGTCACCGACGCGGGCGATCTCCGCTACGACCAACTCGTCTGGACCGGCGGCATCGCCGGCGACGACGCCCTCGACGGCGACCGACCCGTCGTCCGGGCGGACCTCCGGCTCACTGACCGCACGTTCGCGTTGGGCGACGCCGCCCGCGTCGTCGACGCCGACGGCGAGGCGGTTCCCGCCTCCGCGTCGGCGGCCGTGCGCGAGGCGAAGACGGCCGCCGAGAACGTCGGCCGACTCGTCGACCACGAGCTATCGGCCTCGCCGGACGACTTCGCGCCGCGGCTCGCCAGTTATCGCTTCGACGTGCCCGGGTGGCTCGTCTCCGTCGGCGACGGCGCCGTCGCGCAACTGGGACCGACGGTGCTCACCGGCGCGGCCGCGAGGGCGTCGAAGGCGGGCGTCGGCGCCGGCTACCTCACCTCCGTGGGCGCCGTTCGCAACGCCGTCGAGTTGGCCGAGGAGGAGCTGCTGTAG
- a CDS encoding rubrerythrin-like domain-containing protein, whose protein sequence is MPTNEIDPYSPSEGVFECLGCGARTRTNSHPGTCPECDGAVRNIAVSRE, encoded by the coding sequence ATGCCGACCAACGAAATAGACCCGTACAGCCCGTCGGAGGGCGTGTTCGAGTGCCTCGGGTGCGGAGCGCGGACCCGAACGAACAGCCACCCGGGCACGTGTCCGGAGTGCGACGGCGCCGTCCGAAACATCGCCGTCAGCCGGGAGTAA